From the genome of Virgibacillus proomii, one region includes:
- a CDS encoding nucleotide pyrophosphohydrolase, protein MTTPLYTTKEIQERVDRYIRQFKEGYFSPLSLMARLTEETGELAREVNHYYGEKPKKPTEQEKTVEEELGDIIFVLTCFANSLDIDLSDAFHTAIRKIETRDKDRWTKKD, encoded by the coding sequence ATGACGACACCACTATATACGACGAAAGAGATTCAAGAGCGAGTTGACCGATATATCCGTCAATTTAAAGAAGGTTATTTTTCTCCTTTAAGCCTAATGGCCCGTTTAACGGAAGAAACAGGTGAATTAGCAAGAGAAGTGAATCATTATTACGGAGAAAAGCCAAAAAAGCCGACAGAACAGGAAAAAACGGTTGAAGAAGAATTAGGCGATATCATTTTTGTCTTAACTTGTTTTGCTAATTCATTAGACATTGATTTATCCGATGCATTTCATACAGCTATAAGGAAAATAGAAACACGTGATAAAGATCGCTGGACGAAAAAAGATTGA
- the mgsA gene encoding methylglyoxal synthase → MNIALIAHDKKKQEIINFARAYQYILKEHQLYATGTTGSMIMEATGLDIHLFQSGPLGGDQQIGAMIADNNMDMVIFFRDPLTAQPHEPDVSALMRLCDVYQIPLATNIAASEIFIRGLHDGDFQWREIIKQKKTKGKQE, encoded by the coding sequence ATGAATATTGCGTTAATAGCTCATGATAAAAAGAAACAAGAAATCATTAATTTTGCAAGAGCATATCAGTACATTCTAAAAGAGCATCAGCTATATGCAACAGGAACGACTGGAAGTATGATCATGGAAGCAACTGGCTTAGATATACATTTATTTCAATCAGGCCCATTAGGTGGTGATCAACAAATAGGTGCTATGATTGCTGATAATAATATGGATATGGTGATTTTCTTCCGAGATCCATTAACAGCTCAACCACATGAACCGGATGTTAGTGCTTTGATGCGGCTATGTGATGTGTACCAAATTCCGCTTGCTACCAATATTGCTGCTTCGGAAATATTTATTCGAGGCTTGCACGATGGCGATTTCCAGTGGCGTGAAATTATAAAACAGAAAAAAACAAAAGGAAAGCAGGAATGA
- the dapB gene encoding 4-hydroxy-tetrahydrodipicolinate reductase: MTINVVIAGPRGNMGSEAVKMVMNEAEFRLVACIDRKNNGKTLNEVLPGTEAAVPIYNDARECFKQHEEADVLIELSVPSAGYNHTKIALEHYIRPVVGTTGFTESQLQELDTLAQQQNMGCMIVPNFAVGAVLMMKFAKMAAKYFADVDIIEKHHDGKLDAPSGTAIKTAELIRENRVPKKQGHPDEKETLPGARGADLDGIRLHSVRLPGLVAHQEVIFGSPGQTLTIKHDSINRTSFMAGIRLSIEKVMETKGLTYGLENIL; encoded by the coding sequence ATGACCATTAATGTTGTAATTGCTGGACCAAGAGGAAATATGGGATCGGAAGCAGTGAAAATGGTAATGAATGAAGCTGAGTTCAGATTAGTTGCCTGTATTGATCGGAAAAATAATGGCAAAACGTTAAATGAAGTGCTTCCGGGAACAGAAGCAGCAGTTCCGATTTATAATGATGCACGAGAATGTTTTAAACAGCATGAAGAAGCAGATGTGCTTATTGAGTTATCTGTTCCTTCAGCGGGATATAACCATACAAAAATAGCTTTAGAACATTATATTCGTCCTGTTGTAGGGACTACAGGATTTACTGAATCTCAATTACAGGAATTAGATACGCTTGCTCAACAACAAAATATGGGGTGCATGATCGTACCAAATTTTGCTGTTGGTGCTGTACTTATGATGAAATTTGCTAAGATGGCAGCAAAATACTTTGCGGATGTTGATATTATTGAAAAACACCATGATGGCAAATTAGATGCACCATCCGGCACAGCTATAAAAACTGCAGAATTGATTAGGGAAAATCGTGTCCCTAAAAAGCAAGGACATCCAGATGAAAAAGAAACATTGCCAGGTGCAAGAGGGGCTGATCTAGATGGAATTAGATTACATAGTGTTCGTCTACCTGGATTAGTTGCGCATCAGGAGGTTATTTTTGGCAGTCCGGGACAAACGTTGACGATCAAGCATGACTCTATCAATCGTACTTCATTTATGGCTGGCATAAGACTTAGTATTGAAAAAGTAATGGAAACAAAAGGATTAACATACGGTTTAGAAAACATTTTATAA
- a CDS encoding YitT family protein yields MFLGLKIKNIIFILFGAAIFSFGIVHFNMQHNLGEGGFTGITLLLYFLWGFDPAITNILLNIPLFLVGWKFLGKATFVYSIIGTGAVSLFLSIFQYKPFAIHLESDMTLVALFAGVFIGVGLGIIFRYGGTTGGVDIIARLVNKYVGWSMGKTMFLFDFIVITTSVFAILDLKQGMYTLVAVYLGARVIDFIQEGVYSAKGAMIISNYSEQIAEKILTDMDRGVTVLEGRGSYSGHKRAVLYCVVARNEIVRLKNVIHQIDPHAFVAISTVHDVAGEGFTLDENKNPIQN; encoded by the coding sequence TTGTTTTTAGGATTGAAAATAAAAAATATCATATTTATTTTATTTGGTGCAGCTATTTTTTCTTTTGGTATCGTTCATTTTAACATGCAGCATAATCTGGGGGAAGGCGGATTTACAGGTATAACACTTTTACTTTATTTCTTATGGGGATTCGATCCAGCGATCACCAATATTTTATTAAATATTCCCCTTTTTTTAGTCGGATGGAAATTTTTGGGTAAAGCAACTTTTGTTTATAGTATTATCGGTACAGGAGCAGTATCTTTATTTTTAAGTATATTTCAATACAAGCCATTTGCTATCCACCTTGAATCTGACATGACATTAGTTGCACTATTTGCCGGAGTATTTATCGGTGTCGGCTTAGGAATTATTTTTCGGTATGGTGGAACAACGGGTGGTGTTGATATTATCGCAAGGCTTGTTAATAAATATGTCGGTTGGAGTATGGGAAAAACAATGTTTCTCTTCGACTTTATCGTCATTACGACTTCTGTATTTGCTATCTTAGATTTAAAACAAGGGATGTATACGTTAGTGGCTGTATATCTTGGAGCTAGAGTAATTGATTTTATTCAGGAGGGTGTCTATTCAGCAAAAGGAGCGATGATTATCTCTAATTACAGTGAACAAATTGCCGAAAAAATCCTAACAGACATGGATCGAGGTGTTACTGTATTAGAAGGGCGAGGGAGTTATTCGGGTCATAAGCGAGCTGTTTTGTATTGTGTTGTTGCAAGAAACGAAATTGTTCGTCTTAAAAATGTAATACACCAAATTGATCCACATGCATTTGTAGCGATTAGTACTGTTCACGATGTAGCTGGTGAAGGATTTACACTAGATGAAAACAAAAATCCAATACAAAACTAA